The Apium graveolens cultivar Ventura chromosome 11, ASM990537v1, whole genome shotgun sequence genome has a window encoding:
- the LOC141698494 gene encoding endoplasmic reticulum oxidoreductin-1-like, which translates to MVEAEVMKKVKKNEGRLKWGFLIGAFVVVLAATAFNSQHSHKISTFLSNHKICSCSQDSKKYSGIVEDCCCDYETVDSINGAVLNPLLQELVTTPFFRYFKVKLWCDCPFWPDDGMCKLRDCSVCECPDNEFPESFKKPSYRSLSSDHLVCQEGKPEGTVDRTLDSKVFRGWAEIDNPWTTDDETDNGEMTYVNLLLNPERYTGYTGPSARRIWEAIYSENCPKYRSGEICQEKKVLYKLISGLHSSISIHIAADYLLDEKTNMWGENLELMYDRILRYPDRVRNLYFTFLFVLRAVTKASDYLDQAEYDSGNHAEDVKAQSLMHQLLNNPKLQAACPLPFDEAKLWQGQNGPELKQQIQNQFRNISALMDCVGCEKCRLWGKLQVLGLGTALNILFSVNNHNDPAQRLQLHRNEVIALVNLLNRLSESIKFVHEKGPLVESLMKDLPSENSAQQMSLWRRLWETTLGGFNKLR; encoded by the exons ATGGTGGAAGCTGAGGTGATGAAGAAGGTGAAGAAGAATGAAGGGAGATTGAAATGGGGGTTTTTAATTGGGGCTTTTGTTGTGGTTTTAGCAGCTACTGCTTTTAATTCTCAACATTCACATAAGATTTCTACTTTTCTTAGCAATCACAAGATCTGCAGTTGCTCCCAG GATTCCAAAAAATATTCTGGTATAGTAGAAGACTGTTGTTGTGATTACGAGACTGTAGATTCTATTAATGGTGCAGTGTTAAATCCTTTGTTACAAGAGCTTGTTACTACTCCGTTCTTCAGATACTTTAAG GTTAAACTTTGGTGTGACTGCCCCTTCTGGCCTGATGATGGAATGTGTAAGTTACGTGATTGTAGTGTCTGTGAATGTCCCGATAATGAATTTCCCGAATCATTTAAGAAACCATCATATCGTAGTCTTTCATCTGATCATTTGGTCTGTCAAGAGGGAAAACCCGAGGGCACTGTTGACCGCACGCTAGACTCTAAAGTTTTCAGAGGCTGGGCAGAAATAGATAATCCATGGACCACTGATGATGAAACTGATAATG GTGAGATGACATACGTAAATCTTTTATTAAACCCTGAACGTTACACTGGATACACTGGCCCATCTGCCAGGAGAATTTGGGAGGCTATATATTCAGAAAATTGTCCAAAGT ATAGATCTGGAGAAATTTGCCAGGAAAAGAAAGTTTTATACAAGTTGATATCTGGCCTTCACTCCTCGATCTCGATTCACATTGCAGCTGATTATCTTCTTGACGAAAAGACCAATATG TGGGGTGAAAATCTCGAATTGATGTATGATCGTATTTTGAGATATCCTGATCGTGTCAGAAACCTGTATTTCACTTTCCTATTTGTTCTTAGAGCTGTAACAAAA GCATCAGATTACTTGGACCAGGCTGAGTATGATTCTGGCAACCATGCAGAGGATGTTAAAGCACAGTCCTTGATGCATCAGCTACTTAACAATCCAAAGTTGCAAGCTGCATGTCCACTGCCATTTGATGAGGCTAAATTGTGGCAAGGACAAAATGGACCTGAACTGAAGCAGCAAATTCAGAATCAATTTAGAAATATTAG TGCCCTGATGGACTGTGTAGGATGTGAAAAGTGTCGCCTTTGGGGAAAGCTGCAGGTTCTTGGTCTGGGAACGGCTTTAAATATTCTCTTCTCAGTCAATAATCACAATGACCCAGCTCAACGG CTACAGTTGCATAGAAATGAAGTGATTGCACTTGTAAATCTACTCAATAGGCTCTCAGAATCCATCAAATTTGTTCATGAGAAAGGCCCCTTGGTTGAGAGCTTAATGAAGGATTTGCCCTCAGAAAATTCTGCACAACAGATGAGTTTATGGAGAAGATTGTGGGAAACAACACTTGGAGG GTTTAACAAGCTTAGATAG
- the LOC141696740 gene encoding uncharacterized protein LOC141696740: MASMSPNTNLFAAIDMGTNSFKLLLIRADPTTGRFLTIDRLKHPLIHPLSAATTAASLHQFKQIIDSKHIPPSNYRIVATSAIRESPDQALLLDHLHETLGFQIKVLSGQEEALLIYRGIRQFYPVNDKVVLVIDIGGGSTEFVIAKSDCVYFSTSLKLGHVTLTQRFGGGSGYDDVDSLRKFVREVVSGSGVVEIVRKYGFDVVIGSSGTIKAIEKAVVCRYGCEVSNAFAEFDEFRREWRFSKEELRGVVGSLVCGEVEGVRDLFFKRRSGFIVAGAVLLEEIFGLLGIEEMEVSGYALGEGVVAEMLSEVFDGYDLNANVRWRSVMQLATRFNNKKSMKCAALCAAIAKEIFEGLKKLTEAGNASLNEKDLEYLEAACLLHTVGLFTGKKGYHKRSYQIIMNGDQLHGYNTEEIKLIALLARHHRKKFPKRGHSSLEAFTNEAREKFRVLCIIIRLSALITEYMPVNSEDIELSHCYDGLKLEIRNQPLQSADIIDIKVQIKKELEHFKLVLKQKLTVEVLTNTSEPLG; the protein is encoded by the exons ATGGCAAGCATGTCGCCGAACACCAATCTATTCGCAGCAATTGACATGGGTACAAACTCATTCAAACTTCTATTAATCCGCGCCGATCCCACCACCGGCCGTTTCCTCACAATCGACCGTCTCAAACACCCTCTCATCCACCCTCTCTCCGCCGCCACCACCGCCGCTTCTCTCCATCAATTCAAACAAATCATCGACTCTAAACACATTCCACCGTCAAACTATCGCATCGTTGCCACGTCAGCCATCCGTGAGTCACCTGATCAAGCACTCTTACTTGATCACCTCCATGAAACCCTAGGGTTTCAAATTAAAGTACTGTCTGGTCAAGAAGAGGCATTGCTTATCTATCGCGGTATTCGACAATTTTATCCTGTTAATGATAAGGTTGTTTTGGTTATTGATATTGGTGGTGGATCAACTGAATTTGTAATTGCTAAGTCTGATTGTGTTTATTTTTCGACTTCGTTGAAATTAGGTCACGTGACTTTAACGCAACGGTTTGGTGGTGGGAGTGGTTATGATGATGTGGATAGTTTGAGAAAGTTTGTTAGGGAAGTTGTGAGTGGGTCCGGGGTAGTTGAGATTGTTAGGAAGTATGGTTTTGATGTTGTGATTGGATCGTCGGGTACAATTAAGGCGATTGAGAAGGCGGTGGTTTGTAGGTATGGTTGTGAGGTGAGTAATGCGTTTGCGGAGTTTGATGAGTTTAGGAGGGAGTGGAGGTTTAGTAAGGAGGAGTTGAGGGGGGTGGTTGGGAGTTTGGTTTGTGGGGAGGTGGAGGGGGTGAGAGATTTGTTTTTTAAGAGGCGGTCGGGGTTTATTGTGGCTGGCGCGGTTTTGTTGGAGGAGATTTTTGGGTTGCTTGGGATTGAGGAAATGGAGGTTTCGGGGTATGCGTTAGGAGAAGGTGTTGTTGCCGAGATGTTGAGTGAGGTTTTTGATGGTTATGATTTGAATGCTAATGTGAGGTGGAGGTCAGTTATGCAGCTTGCTACGAGGTTTAATAACAAGAAGAGTATGAAGTGTGCTGCATTGTGTGCAGCTATTGCAAAA GAGATTTTTGAAGGTTTGAAGAAACTGACTGAAGCTGGTAATGCTTCCTTGAATGAGAAGGACCTTGAATATCTAGAAGCTGCTTGTTTGCTTCATACTGTTGGGCTGTTTACTGGGAAAAAAGGGTACCATAAACGTTCTTACCAGATAATCATG AATGGTGATCAACTTCATGGGTATAACACCGAGGAAATCAAG TTGATTGCACTACTAGCAAGGCATCACaggaagaaatttccaaaacGTGGTCATAGTTCTCTTGAAGCATTTACAAATGAG GCCAGAGAGAAGTTTAGAGTTCTTTGTATAATTATACGTTTATCTGCACTAATAACAGAATACATGCCTGTAAACTCTGAAGACATTGAGCTTTCGCATTGCTATGATGGTTTAAAGCTG GAGATCAGAAACCAGCCTCTACAGTCTGCAGATATAATAGATATAAAGGTTCAAATTAAGAAAGAGTTGGAGCACTTTAAATTG GTACTCAAACAGAAGTTGACTGTTGAGGTTCTTACAAACACTTCAGAACCATTGGGTTAG